Proteins encoded together in one Drosophila gunungcola strain Sukarami chromosome 2R unlocalized genomic scaffold, Dgunungcola_SK_2 000013F, whole genome shotgun sequence window:
- the LOC128256023 gene encoding E3 ubiquitin-protein ligase RMND5A, whose translation MDNESWACSSVEKDLTRVVTKLEQLHENAAADIGDIATQMSELVEVLSRAEQLVTTLNSSTQVSQDDPMGDGVSMQVETEPTAPQRLTERQMESIRKAIGRCNELVQKLSTEHRDLHGSISKIGKAIDRNFSADFTSTMRVDVLQDEENLMLLNKAIAKHYCRQGMENVARSLIHECKMPAEHAQDVFESEREFADIYGMWVKIQKRDLTDALKWAKTYSQQLSDRHSLIEFRLHRMRFMQLVSYGLESQREAICYARLNFKKFAVRYEHEIANLMASFIYLPSGLENSPYKHFLGQEMWTELSFIFLKDACQLLGISKNSALSVVVNAGCTALPALLNIKQVMQSRQVLGMWNGCDELPIEIDLQPEFRFHSIFACPILRQQTSEDNPPKKLTCGHVISNDALHKLSNGHILKCPYCPVEQNAEEAVRIYF comes from the coding sequence ATGGACAATGAGTCGTGGGCCTGTTCGTCGGTGGAGAAGGACCTGACCCGCGTGGTCACCAAGTTGGAGCAGCTCCACGAGAATGCGGCAGCGGACATCGGGGACATAGCCACGCAGATGTCCGAACTGGTCGAAGTCCTCAGCAGGGCGGAACAACTGGTGACCACTCTGAACTCGAGCACCCAGGTCTCCCAGGACGACCCGATGGGCGACGGGGTGAGCATGCAGGTGGAAACGGAACCGACGGCCCCCCAGCGGCTAACCGAGCGCCAGATGGAGAGCATCCGGAAGGCCATCGGCAGGTGCAATGAGCTCGTTCAGAAGCTGTCCACGGAGCACCGCGATCTTCACGGCTCCATCTCGAAGATCGGCAAGGCCATTGACCGCAACTTCAGCGCCGATTTTACATCCACCATGCGCGTGGACGTGCTGCAGGACGAGGAGAACCTGATGCTGCTTAACAAGGCCATTGCCAAGCACTACTGCCGCCAGGGCATGGAGAACGTGGCCCGCTCCTTGATCCACGAGTGCAAGATGCCGGCAGAGCATGCCCAGGATGTGTTCGAGTCGGAGCGCGAGTTCGCCGACATCTACGGCATGTGGGTGAAGATCCAGAAGCGGGACCTTACCGACGCCCTCAAGTGGGCCAAGACGTACTCGCAGCAGCTGAGTGACCGCCACTCTCTGATTGAGTTCCGGCTGCATCGCATGCGCTTCATGCAACTGGTGTCCTACGGACTAGAGTCGCAGCGCGAGGCCATCTGCTATGCCCGGCTGAACTTCAAGAAATTCGCCGTTCGCTACGAGCACGAGATAGCCAATCTGATGGCCAGCTTTATTTATCTGCCGAGCGGACTGGAGAACTCACCGTACAAGCACTTTCTGGGCCAGGAGATGTGGACCGAGTTGTCGTTCATATTCCTCAAGGACGCCTGCCAGCTGCTGGGCATCAGCAAGAACTCGGCCCTGTCCGTCGTGGTCAACGCCGGATGCACTGCCCTGCCCGCCCTGCTCAACATCAAGCAGGTGATGCAGTCGCGCCAGGTGCTGGGCATGTGGAACGGCTGCGACGAACTGCCCATCGAGATCGATCTGCAGCCGGAATTCCGCTTCCACTCGATCTTCGCCTGCCCCATCCTGCGCCAGCAGACCTCCGAGGACAACCCGCCCAAGAAGTTGACCTGCGGGCATGTCATCTCCAACGATGCCCTGCACAAGCTCAGCAATGGCCACATACTCAAGTGCCCCTACTGCCCCGTGGAGCAGAATGCCGAGGAGGCTGTTCGCATCTACTTTTAA